Below is a genomic region from Dictyoglomus sp..
CATCCTTTGTAGTAGATAGAGCACAAAGAATTATTTATGAACTGATGCTGTTGGAAAGAGAAGGTATTATTCCTAAAGATTTTCCAATATTTTTTGATAGTCCCATGGGAAAGAAAATAACGGAAATTTATAAAAAATATACTAATCTTTTATCTCCAGACCTCCAAAAATATTTCTTAGAATCGGAAGATCCCTTCTCTCTACAAAATCTTAGTTATGTATCTTCAGTAGAAGAGTCAAAAAGTATTAATGCTATAGAATCTGGAATAATTATTGCAGGAAGTGGAATGTGTACAGGTGGAAGAATTCTTCATCATATAAAACATAATATTTGGAAGGAAAATACTCATGTAATTTTTGTAGGCTATCAAGCTCAGGGAACTCTTGGAAGAAGGCTTATTGATGGTGTTAAGAAAATACATGTGATGGGAGAAGAGTTAACAGTAAATGCAAAAATTCATACCATAAATGGATTTTCTGCTCATGGAGATCAAAAAGATTTATTAGCTTGGGCAGACTCCTTTCAGACAAATCCTATGTTTATTATAACCCACGGAGAACCTGAATCTGCAAGGACTTTATCTCTTTTACTTAAAACTAAAGGATATGAAAGTTTAATACCTCTTATGGGGCAAAGTATTGATTTAACAAGAAGAGAAATCTATCCTGTGAAAGAAATTGTAAAACATGAATGGCAAGAAATCATAGAGGAATTAGAAAATCAAATAAATTTAATTAAAAATAAACTTTTATTTGCTCCTTCTGATGAAACTTTAGATATATTAAAGGCAAGTTTGATTCTTCTTAAAAATATAAAGGAGATAAAAAATGATTAAAAAGTTACTGATAATTACACTCCTTTTATTTTCATTTTTATCGAAAGTAAAATCCCAAAATACGGGAGAATATGCTTTGTATGTTATAAAAAATCTTTGTAGTGAAAGATTCCTAGGTAGACAAGCAGGAACCTCTGAAAATGAGAAAACAATAAATTTTATAAAAGAAGAGCTCCTAAATATAGGATTATCTTACTCTCAGATTTTTATTCAGAAATTCCCTTTAGATATTTATTTCTTGGAAGAAAAACCAAAACTTCAAGTTTACTTCAACAAAAGAATCCTATGGGAAGGAATTTATAGAAAAAATTTTAGAGATTTATTCACAGGATCTTGGGAGATTCAAGGAAAGATCAATTTTGTCAATTACGGACTAAACCTTAATGATTATAAAGATAGTAATGGCAAAATAAGTATAGCTCAATTGGGCTATGAGAATCCTAAGGATAGATATTTAGATAGAATAGAATATAGAATTAACTTAGCTCAAAATAATTCCTCCTTAGCACTTTTTTTAATAACTGATAAAACGAAAGAATATATCGTCTCACAAAAATCTTTATTTTTAAACGATTTTTCTTTCCCTGTTGTTTTTTTAACAACAAATTCATGGAATAACATTAAAAAATATTATTATAAAAATTCAAATATTGAGATAAAGTATAAGATAAAATATAGATCAGAAAAAGGAAGTTCAACAAATCTATACCTATTCATTCCTGGTAGAGAAGATAAATATATCATTATAAGTGCTCATATAGACCATGTAGGAGGAGATCCTGATGGGAGTTTCTTTCCGGGAGCCAATGATAA
It encodes:
- a CDS encoding M28 family peptidase, translating into MIKKLLIITLLLFSFLSKVKSQNTGEYALYVIKNLCSERFLGRQAGTSENEKTINFIKEELLNIGLSYSQIFIQKFPLDIYFLEEKPKLQVYFNKRILWEGIYRKNFRDLFTGSWEIQGKINFVNYGLNLNDYKDSNGKISIAQLGYENPKDRYLDRIEYRINLAQNNSSLALFLITDKTKEYIVSQKSLFLNDFSFPVVFLTTNSWNNIKKYYYKNSNIEIKYKIKYRSEKGSSTNLYLFIPGREDKYIIISAHIDHVGGDPDGSFFPGANDNASGVGVLMEIIRIIKERNILPKYNLIFSFFNGEEYGLKGSNHYVKNPIFPLNKTLLNINLDCVGRGKYIYLAYNHTAEEYVDRLREFNKKIIPIGEHHLLTQSDQFSFVNLGIPAIFISRANEDLNIPDLHQSTDTYEKISYQNLAEVIDLIIKFIC
- a CDS encoding MBL fold metallo-hydrolase — protein: MRLTFFGAVGEVTGSNYLLENERKYLIDCGIFQGKSENENSNPFPFDPSEISAVLLTHAHLDHSGRIPKLVKDGFKGKIYAVLPTIELCEVLWLDTVKIMKEEVERINRKNQRSGKPLIEPLYTEKEIEIAMKLFEPVPYDEIIDLKDIKVRFRDSAHILGSSSLEIWGDNIKIVFSGDLGQWENVMEGTPALIEQGDYVIIESTYGNRLHKSLEETRKEFKEVVEKVIKEKGKILIPSFVVDRAQRIIYELMLLEREGIIPKDFPIFFDSPMGKKITEIYKKYTNLLSPDLQKYFLESEDPFSLQNLSYVSSVEESKSINAIESGIIIAGSGMCTGGRILHHIKHNIWKENTHVIFVGYQAQGTLGRRLIDGVKKIHVMGEELTVNAKIHTINGFSAHGDQKDLLAWADSFQTNPMFIITHGEPESARTLSLLLKTKGYESLIPLMGQSIDLTRREIYPVKEIVKHEWQEIIEELENQINLIKNKLLFAPSDETLDILKASLILLKNIKEIKND